The Engystomops pustulosus chromosome 9, aEngPut4.maternal, whole genome shotgun sequence genome includes a window with the following:
- the RSPH6A gene encoding radial spoke head protein 6 homolog A produces MAESPTEIAPDPRELQIKYAKAYLLQAGPSGVSLYEHLSALLSRILSERPPNALETLEQMSAELHWSRLNRGHDALRHLPEDPPTYIKAESHRALFSRGAEADEAEGDGEMTDSPLPNLYDLAHLLQQGGVNLGQDETVHIALAMKRLTDTRPLQYCRFWGKILGTAGSYLVAEVQFREGEDEEAEEDAEEEEKETAEEEEDDEEKEEAEDLPPKSTHRPPPVVPKEENGTGTNKYVYFVSTEAGAEWIRLPPVTPAQITAARKIRRLFTGNLDAPVITYPPFPGTEANLLRAQIARISAGTHVSPLGYYQFGEEEGEEEEEGATRDTYEENLEFEGIPVTDLVENLSSWVHHVQHILPQGRCVWLNTAVKSEEEMEEEEGEEEEKEDEEEPEPEVGPPLLTPLSEDAEINNTPPWTAYLSSTHIPQYALAVLRSNLWPGAFTIASSKKFENVYFGWGIKYSPEGYSPPALPPPQPEYPSGPEISEGVDATVEEENALKAAQEEAAAAAEEAEEEEEEEEEEDDD; encoded by the exons ATGGCGGAGAGCCCGACCGAGATCGCTCCAGATCCCCGGGAGCTGCAGATCAAATATGCCAAAGCCTATCTATTGCAAGCGGGGCCGTCCGGAGTCAGCCT ATATGAGCACCTCTCAGCTCTCTTGTCCCGGATCCTGTCAGAGCGCCCCCCTAATGCTCTGGAGACCCTGGAGCAGATGAGCGCAGAACTGCACTGGTCTAGACTGAACAGAGGACACGACGCGCTGAGACACCTCCCCGAAGACCCTCCCACGTACATCAAGGCAGAATCCCATCGCGCGCTGTTCTCTCGTGGGGCAGAAGCTGATGAGGCCGAAGGAGATGGAGAAATG ACAGACTCGCCTCTTCCTAACCTCTATGACCTTGCTCATCTTCTCCAACAAGGAGGGGTAAACTTAGGACAAGATGAGACGGTACACATAGCCCTGGCCATGAAACGACTCACCGACACCCGCCCTCTGCAGTACTGCCGCTTCTGGGGCAAGATCCTTGGTACGGCTGGTAGTTATTTAGTAGCTGAGGTACAGTTTAGAGAAGGGGAAGATGAAGAGGCGGAGGAGGAtgcagaagaagaagagaaggaaaCAGCGGAGGAAGAGGAAGATGATGAGGAAAAAGAAGAGGCAGAAGATTTGCCCCCTAAATCTACTCACCGTCCGCCACCTGTGGTACCAAAGGAGGAGAACGGTACAGGAACCAATAAATATGTGTACTTTGTAAGTACTGAAGCTGGAGCGGAATGGATCAGACTTCCACCAGTGACACCGGCACAGATCACGGCCGCACGAAAG ATCCGGCGTCTCTTCACTGGAAACCTTGATGCCCCAGTTATCACCTACCCCCCATTTCCAGGAACAGAAGCTAACCTCCTGCGTGCGCAGATTGCCCGAATCTCTGCAGGAACCCATGTCAGTCCCCTGGGCTACTACCAGTTTGGAGAAGAAGAAggcgaagaagaagaggaaggggcAACAAGGGATACCTATGAGGAGAACCTAGAATTTGAAGGCATCCCAGTGACAGACTTGGTTGAGAACTTGTCTAGCTGGGTCCATCATGTCCAGCATATTCTACCGCAG GGGCGTTGTGTTTGGCTCAATACGGCTGTGAAATCAGAGGAGGAAatggaagaagaggaaggagaagaggaagagaaggaagaTGAAGAGGAACCAGAACCTGAAGTGGGGCCACCACTCCTCACCCCACTCTCAGAAGATGCAG AAATCAACAACACTCCTCCATGGACGGCTTACCTCTCCTCCACGCACATTCCTCAGTATGCCCTCGCTGTCCTCCGCTCTAACTTGTGGCCTGGAGCCTTCACCATTGCCAGCTCCAA GAAATTTGAGAACGTCTACTTTGGTTGGGGCATAAAGTACAGTCCTGAAggatacagcccccctgcacTTCCCCCGCCCCAGCCAGAGTACCCAAGCGGGCCGGAGATCAGTGAAGGAGTAGATGCCacggtggaggaggagaatgctCTGAAGGCTGCACAAGAAGAAGCTGCCGCTGCTGCTGAAGAggctgaggaggaagaagaggaggaggaagaggaggatgacgATTAA
- the DMPK gene encoding myotonin-protein kinase isoform X5 translates to MVACFREEREVLVNGDKKWITQLHFAFQDDNYLYLVMDYYVGGDLLSLLSKFPDGFPPHMAIFYLAEMIMAVNSVHSLGYIHRDIKPDNMLLNRSGHIVLGDFGSCLKLRQDGTVSCSVAVGTPDYLSPEILLALEDHTLSYGVECDWWSIGACAYEMFFGHPPFYAESVVETYGKILHYKEHFNFPSSVEDLPPEALDFISSLICDRESRLGIGGLQDFQTHVLFAEIDWDRLRDFTPPFVPEAVGATDTSNFDVVEDRLSEMVTGGGETISDVGDSSPLGVNLPFVGYSYTFREDGRDHVWGNLRNACACKLRSNSDLQKLSHGENLESHLDPSLLSELRNALQTEIEARDALSSEISLLQAANQSLASRLYEADQLNSELQSKIHLLEQQLKDRERSREEEEEEREKHFLSRRCETCKQKSEPTSRIRQLDSCIPSYCHPLVTPVHRHMLLFSRIPKPNCGWVGYLLHLSMWSMKWMAPSVL, encoded by the exons ATG GTGGCCTGCTTTAGAGAAGAGCGAGAAGTTCTGGTGAATGGAGACAAGAAATGGATAACACAATTGCACTTTGCCTTTCAGGATGATAATTATCTT TACCTTGTGATGGATTACTATGTTGGAGGTGATCTTCTATCCTTGCTCAGTAAATTCCCAGATGGTTTTCCACCACACATGGCCATCTTCTACTTGGCTGAGATGATCATGGCTGTAAATTCTGTCCACTCTCTGGGCTACATACATAG AGATATAAAACCGGACAACATGCTCTTAAACCGGTCAGGACATATTGTTCTTGGTGATTTTGGTTCTTGTTTGAAGCTGCGTCAAGATGGCACG GTGTCCTGTTCTGTTGCTGTGGGAACTCCTGACTATCTTTCTCCAGAAATTCTTCTTGCCCTTGAAGACCATACTCTGTCCTACGGTGTTGAATGTGATTGGTGGTCTATAGGAGCCTGTGCCTATGAGATGTTTTTTGGTCATCCTCCCTTTTATGCTGAGTCTGTTGTGGAAACATATGGAAAGATTCTTCACTATAAA GAGCACTTTAACTTTCCTTCCTCAGTGGAGGATCTACCACCAGAGGCTTTAGACTTCATCTCATCTCTTATCTGTGATCGTGAATCCCGCCTGGGCATTGGTGGACTCCAGGATTTCCAAACCCATGTACTCTTTGCCGAAATTGACTGGGACAGATTGAGGGACTTCACTCCACCTTTTGTTCCTGAAGCAGTCGGTGCCACAGATACTTCCAATTTTGATGTTGTAGAAGATCGGCTGTCAGAAATGGTCACTGGAGGAGGA GAAACCATATCGGATGTTGGGGACAGCTCTCCACTTGGAGTCAACCTTCCCTTTGTTGGTTACTCATACACATTCAG GGAGGACGGCAGAGATCATGTTTGGGGAAACTTGAGAAATGCGTGCGCATGTAAATTAAGATCAAATTCAGACCTGCAAAAATTGAGCCATGGGGAGAACTTG GAATCACATTTGGATCCCTCGTTGTTGTCAGAGCTACGCAATGCTCTGCAGACTGAGATAGAGGCCAGGGATGCTTTGTCTTCTGAAATTAGCCTACTTCAAGCTGCCAATCAAAGCCTGGCCAG TCGCCTATATGAAGCTGACCAACTAAACTCAGAACTTCAGAGCAAAATCCACTTATTGGAACAGCAACTTAAAGACCGAGAACGAAgtagagaagaagaagaggaggagagag AAAAACATTTCCTATCCAGAAGATGTGAAACCTGCAAACAAAAATCTGAACCTACCTCTAGGATTAGACAA CTAGATAGCTGTATACCTTCCTATTGCCACCCTTTAGTGACACCAGTACACCGTCACATGCTGCTCTTCTCACGG ATACCTAAACCCAACTGTGGCTGGGTCGGATATCTCCTTCACCTGAGCATGTGGTCCATGAAGTGGATGGCGCCATCAGTCCTCTGA